In a single window of the Candidatus Eisenbacteria bacterium genome:
- a CDS encoding ATP-binding protein translates to MATQGCPCGQSGSSDSSRKPCRCSEGQKHRYLNRISGPLMDRFDLHVHVSS, encoded by the coding sequence ATGGCAACGCAGGGATGCCCTTGCGGACAAAGCGGCTCCAGCGATTCAAGCCGGAAGCCGTGCCGCTGCTCGGAAGGGCAGAAACACCGCTACCTCAACCGCATCTCCGGCCCCCTCATGGATCGTTTCGACCTGCATGTGCATGTCTCTTC
- a CDS encoding transcriptional regulator — translation MPFCDLTLRTPKPLDRAYPTELQTIGDHVRKRRLDLGLTQQEVALMMGVNKTTIFNWEAGRVAPDLHALPEVLKFLGYDPRPQADTFPERIRQLRQGLGLSLEELAAKIGVDPSTIQKWERLGFRPRPRLFARLAKILSIPEPPEGAPLGDRLRARRLALGLTQAEAEAQIGVSQDTLSRWELGRIQPQGEKIRQTRSVLGIETSAAEP, via the coding sequence TTGCCATTTTGTGATCTCACTCTCCGAACGCCGAAACCCCTTGATAGAGCATATCCTACAGAACTCCAGACCATCGGGGATCATGTCCGAAAGCGCCGGTTAGACCTCGGACTCACCCAACAGGAGGTTGCGTTGATGATGGGGGTTAATAAGACAACTATCTTCAATTGGGAGGCCGGAAGGGTTGCCCCGGACCTTCATGCGTTGCCAGAAGTTCTCAAGTTCCTTGGGTACGATCCCCGCCCACAGGCCGACACTTTTCCTGAGCGGATCCGACAGCTCCGCCAGGGACTCGGGCTATCACTGGAGGAGTTGGCAGCAAAGATCGGGGTCGATCCCTCGACAATCCAGAAATGGGAACGACTCGGATTTCGCCCCCGTCCCCGGCTCTTTGCCCGCCTCGCCAAAATCCTCAGCATCCCCGAGCCGCCGGAGGGTGCTCCCCTGGGGGATCGCCTCCGCGCCCGACGGCTGGCGCTCGGACTGACCCAGGCAGAAGCTGAGGCACAGATCGGGGTCAGTCAGGACACGCTCTCCAGGTGGGAGCTTGGACGAATCCAGCCGCAGGGGGAAAAAATCAGGCAAACGCGCAGTGTGCTAGGCATTGAAACGTCTGCAGCAGAGCCCTGA